GACAAGGCGGAATTCGCTTACCGAATCCCTCGAGAACAATGGCAACCCTTGTCGTATACATAGCAGTTACACATGAATCTGGAAGACGTTCGAAAGTAGTAAAACAGTGGAAGAAAAGGAAATCGAACCTCCCGAAGAACCAGCCGAAGCTTTTTCGGTCAGATAAAATAAACGCACATGTCTGCGAACAGTTTTCTGCCATCTTTCTCCTCGACTACACTCTGTAAAGTTGCAAGTTGACTACAGGCCAAGCACTTTGTAATCCTTCCTTCTACGTGCGGTCGCCCTATTTATGTAATTCCGAAATTTATTATGTCTGGCATACCGTTCCTATACATAAAATATAAACTACTTTTCTATCAGCCGTGCGGTGGGACGATTGCCGAAGTATCCGAAAGTTGCTTCTAAAAGCGGAACAGGTCCCTGGCATTTATCGCCATAATTTACGGATGGTTGGACCAAGCCAGCCTTGGCAAAAGGAAACTTGTGCCTGTCGTACTGGGCAACGGAACTAATTATTCCTGGTAACACGCACTTCAGTCCAGGCGAGGTGGaatgaatttattagttgataaTGTGGCGTGTCGAAGGATCTCGAACCCGGCAAGATGGATGAGTTCTCTAAGAGTGATTGGTGATTTTCAGGGAAAAGTGAATGTTTGAAGGATTTGCAACCCTTAATTAGTATGTAAAAGTCGAACAAGATATATCGGCTAATGGAAGAATTAAATTCAGTGAAATTCTTCtgctaaataaaataaattatttttgtatGACCAAAGTAGTCAAATTATGAACTTTATAAAGCATCAAAAAACTGtgcaagaaaataaaaaaaaatgctttataAACGTTTGCTTTGTGTAAATCACGCATTATGTCATGCCTTCATGTAAATCACTGGTGTTTTTCAAATCCTAATGAGAATGTTGTTCCTGGAATCGtttcaaaagttcatttcatGATTATcgaaaatgtaaattttcacaGCTGACCGAAAACAAATTATTCTTGCTGAATTACATGAATTTCTaccgcatccaccatattcacCTGAATGAGCCCTTACCGACTACTTTCTGttctcaaattaaaaaaaaatcaggcttTCTGTAAAGAAGTTTGTATCGAATTATTTCTATCTAGAAATTCTTCGGAAAACTGACTCCTGTAGACGACGTAAAAAGCTAACCATACTTTACAAACTTTGTAACTGATTAGTAAGTGTGCAGGCAATAATATTTTCGCTGTTAAATTGTTTTTTCAAGTCGTTTGGAcaagcgtggagtatcgtgatgtcagatctcaactaacaaATTCCCTGcgaacccaaggtagactatccaatgttccagttcgagacattcttgctggtGAGCTTCCATACATAAAACTTctctatcatttcataaagacaattggagtTTTAATTTCATAATTGAACCTTTTAACACTTTGTTCTGACTTTAACTGCGTACATTACTCTAACCAATaactaaatttgaatagaaattatttaatgatacaaacaaactcgaaatagtttatgaaattatcaacaaaatgtataaaaatgacAGCTTAttctataatttatagcagttaaacgTTTTGTTCAAATAATActcttaagtagatttaataataaatgttGAAATAcctaaaattatatttaaaatataagaggaatatgttttattaaattcgaatcgttgtgactatattggAATTATATCAGGATAAGAATTAtacgtaaaagtgatgctacagagaagaaaaacttatgtgaaCTGCTTTAAGAAATAATTGTTTGTAATCAACTGGCGCATTTTTGTATGTAAAAATTCATTGTAGTGGTCCatgtttagattgaaatctggatCAAACTTccttattgaatttaaaaattattgcacTTTACAGCAAATTTCTTGTCTTTTTGGCTTCTTGTATAGCTTGTCTTCTtgccttcttgtcttcttgtcttcttgtcttcttgtcttcttgtcttcttgtcttcttgtcttcttgtcttcttgtcttcttgtcttcttgtcttcttgtcttcttgtcttcttgtcttcttgtcttcttgtcttcttgtcttcttgtcttcttgtcttcttgtcttcttgtcttcttgtcttcttgtcttcttgtcttcttgtcttcttgtcttcttgtcttcttgtcttcttgtcttcttgtcttcttgtcttcttgtcttcttgtcttcttgtcttcttgtcttcttgtcttcttgtcttcttgtcttcttgtcttcttgtcttcttgtcttcttgtcttcttgtcttcttgtcttcttgtcttcttgtcttcttgtcttcttgtcttcttgtcttcttgtcttcttgtcttcttgtcttcttgtcttcttgtcttcttatcTTTTTATGATCGTAAATTTAGAGTTTCAggttatttaccaaaatttttaaaattttcagtgaaatccaagtttcagtttttttgtaaattttgttcataataaatttccaactaaaataataaaaaaatatatgccataaaatttaaaagttttgatttgattttgttttgcaaagttttcggaataatagaaattctctgtattcgtaccaaatttcttgagattctgtgaacggatatataattttgatcatcaatacattgtttctggtaatgattccaatattttgaatcaaaaaaatgtacatgtcatcgctttaatttttgagttatatacaaacatgtgaaaaaataaatgaaaaattcatatatattcataaattcatcgatttttaatgttttcttttgattgtgcaggaatggtagttgagcgaaaattgtagctggtatcactagcaatcgaatgatgtgtaaaaatatataggtcatcgctttgaatttcgagatatttacgatcattgtaaaaagtctcatcttttcttaggtcatctatctacagttttcattataactttgggtagacaaccctatttttagtgtttttcagtgcattttatttctggaagtagtacctttccaatggtgaacaaattttgaagatcggttgactaacaacaaagttagtcaaccgatcttcaagttgaagttttcaatattttctatgcgacgtttatgccaaaggaaagaaaactggaaagcagatagggcatattgggcgcgtgaaaaaaacttggaatggaaaacatcaaattttcattggtttttctttaCCAATCATCTCCTACAAAgattttgaatcaatctacgaactttacaaaattcgagggtgttaagtttatttatattcgttgaaaaacagctgagctatgacagctcaaagttaccgttccaactttttttgaggcttggtatttggagtgttaagggtacttgaaaataatttaccaaAAAATTATGAAGTATCAAATAAATTATGAAATATCAACTAAATTCACGGACCTCTCGCTGGTGATTTTTATTATCGATCCAACTTAATCAAAACCTGTTAGTAAATAACGAAATGTTTCACTACTAGTAACTATAAATAACTTGGCATGCACCTGGACTCGTACACAATTTGCATCCGTTATTCCATTCCTTATCGTGATAATGATTTTAAAACACGAATGTCACATAGAAGACCTTCAAGATTTGCTTATCACAAAACTAATATAATAAATATTGATAATGTTCGAATAAAACAATCGGTTATCATTACCCTACAAACATGAAACCTATCTTTCATTCATAAAAACCCCACCGAAGAGTGAGATCGCCGGATCTGCGCCTTTGCCAAAATTTCTATACTGCTCTCTTTCTGTCGATCGTTGCAATCCAAAATGCATCACAATTCACAGCAAACAGTGAGTCGTGAGCTACCGACTGGATGAGATGAGTACAGTGTGAGAGATTAACCAGATTCACCCTTAACACAATTATTCTCACTCCGCAGCTCAGCTATCTGACGTGAGCAAacgcagagagagagagagtgagtgCCCGAGGTTTTATGCTATTCTGCTTTTGCCATCACAGACTCCGAACCAACTCTGCTAAACGATTTGCCGTCACCgtagccgtcgtcgtcgtcgtcgtcgttgctgAGGACCTATGCTGAGATTGGTTCCTTTCTCGCGGCTCAGTTCCGACGGTGCATCGATAGTGGGAAGTGCTCTCTCCCCGGGAAAAATTCGTGTTCGCTTCGTTCGGTAGGTCCATTTTTTCGTCCGCTTCTTTTTTTTGGTCGGTGACTATTTGTAAGCTAGGCACACTTGCTGGCGGCTGGTTCGGGCTTCCATCCTTGCCGCGTGCTCGGTCGGTCAGGATCACACTGGTGTGTGGGGTGTGAGATGGTTATTGATTCAAAGCAGCAGTAGGAAAAAAAATACTCGAAAAGGAAGCGGAATAATAAAAGGATAATTTGGCTCGCGACGGTCGTACGTTTTCGCGGAAGGATTGGTGCGGCGGATGCGAGATCTgagatttttgttttattttttttatactgaATTCACTCACTGTGGTCAGTGGTTTCGGGGGAGGCTTTCTTGTCCACCCACAACACTGTGAGGTGGATTTCGGGTGAGTTTTGAAGCAGGACACGAGCTGGTTTTTTGGTTAAGGAAGCAACAAAGTGATTACGGGGTGCCAAGTGATTATGCGTTTTACTGTTGCTTTGTTTGAGGGCGGAGGAATCAACTTCGGAATCTGATTTATTACAAGTAGGATTCAATTTACCCTCCCGTTCTTAACGACTTTGGCTTCTGGCCGACATCAACAGCAGCGATAAAGATCTAGGCATAGGAAGATTTCAATCGAAGAAGTAGGAGCGAATGCAGTGGTAGTGGAAGAAAATAGCTGTGTGAAAACGACGGTTCCTATATTTATAGCGTAATTCTCGTTTGTTTTCCTTTCCTGTGACCGATCTGGCCAAATTGCTGTTTagatttgttcttttttttatttcttgctGACAAGGGAGAGTGGCGTGGCGTGCCCCTAGTGTATAATTTCATTaagtgttgttgttttttttctcattcgtCTCGTTCTGGTTTTATAATTAGAAGTCGCTGAGCACTTCTTTCCtcgcatttttatttatttttaattaccctcagttttattatgtaaacaaaGTTGTATTTTCGGTTGTTTGACAAACCTCCTGAGAAGAGCCCGAGCATGTTGCGTCAATTCTAGGGGAAAGTGAAGGGAAGCGGTGATACAGTGCAGTGttataaagaagaaaaaaaagcccGTCGAAGAACGGGAGAAAGTCTCTTCCAGAAGGAAGAGTTTAACAAACATCGAAACACGCgcgtgataaaaaaaatttagttcttgagaaTGTGAAGCGTCTGAGTTCCGAGAAGAAGAGATCGTTAACCAGAAGAGCAATGATGCAGTTCAAAATTCGTTTCTTTCTCCTGTGCGTGTTCCTGTCGGAAACCATCGGTCACCGGGCTTACCTGAGAAGCTTCCAGACGCAAACCGTCATCGATCCGTGCTACGACGAGGACCGTCCCAGGCGATGCATGCCGGATTTCGTGAATGCCGCCTTCGGTGTTCCAATCGATGCGTCCTCCATCTGTGGCAAAGATAAACCCACTCGGTATTGTGATTACAAAGACCAACTGGCACGGAATGAATCCGTTTGTGACATTTGTGACGATTCCGATCCCACTAAACGATTCTCATCACTTTCGCTGACCGATGTGCACAATTCGAACAATGTAACGTGCTGGCGCTCGGAACCACGTGTTGGTTCCGTTGATCCCGGATCTCAACCGGACAACGTCACGCTAACCCTTTCGTTGGGTAAGAAATTCGAGCTCACCTACGTTAGTTTGATGTTCTGCCCGTACGCCATTCGACCGGATTCGATGGCAATTTTCAAGAGTGCAGATTACGGCAAAACTTGGCAGCCGTTCCAATTTTACAGTTCTCAGTGCCGTAAACTGTACGGACGGCCGATTCGTGCCACCATATCGAAAACCAACGAACAGGAAGCTCGTTGTATTGACCACAATCGTTACAATGCCGACGGTGTTCAAGGTTCACGGATCGCTTTCAGCACCCTGGAAGGACGCCCATCGGCTCAGGACTTTGATTCGTCACCTGTTCTGCAGGACTGGGTAACGGCCACCGATATTCGGGTCGTCTTTCATCGTCTACAGCCTCCCACTACGACCACCATTCTGAAGACTCAATCATCGGAGCAGATCAAGTACAAGAAGAGTGAGTATATCTCGAAGGAAATCTTCACACCACCATCGGCCGGAGTTTCCACCTACGCTCTGTCCGACTTTGCCGTCGGCGGGCGCTGCAAGTGCAACGGGCATGCCTCCAAGTGCATCAAAGGAGTGGACGGCAAATTGGAGTGTGATTGCAAGCACAACACGGCCGGACGTGACTGTGAACGTTGCAAGCCATTCTACTTCGACCGCCCGTGGGGACGCGGCACCGTGCGGGATGCGAACGAGTGCAAAGGTAAGTGGAAGTCGCTCtcggaagggttttttttattatttgccAAATCCGGGAATGCGGCTACTTTTCCGGACTTGGGGAATGTTTGGTTAtttattgggagtacaaattagtgCGGTTCGCTTTTTTtgagtgcatttttttaaataaaaaaataatttaaagatCAATCAAAATGTCCATTGCTAGTTACTACTCTTTCCCACTTtagacaattttcaaaattcatctcgaaaaaatgtctttttctcgatttctgcgaaagaagtaaaccgaaCGAACTGCCAGGTCGTGTtgcatccgtcggaacaaccagAGTAATCATAAGaagcaatgtcaggagaatacggcgggtgtaGCAACATGTTCCATTGGAGCGTTtccgaatattttttcacgacagatgcacaacatgaccttcgaaccatgaatattcAGCTTTGGTGTTGATTCGAAGGTCGATGGCAACATTTGACCAGAAATAGcgtagtattttttcttcttggtgTTATCGTGGAATATTAATTTTTCATCCCCAGTAATAATGTGATGTAAAAACACCTTTTTGGTTGCCTTTGAATCAGCTGCTCGCAAGTGAAAtatcacttttcattgtctctcaGTTTCAGTTTATAAGGCACCCAACTCTCttgcttttgaattattttcatgaattttaatcgtacagaaactgcttgATGAGTCACTTCCAATGGTTCTGTAAGTTCCTCTTGcgtttgactcggatcttcatTGAGTAATGCCTcaaactgtttgtcttcgagtTTTTCTGGTTGTCCtgtcttcaacgctgaaatctcTATTATTGATTCATCAAAACCAttccctacatgatttatcagttggagcATTATTACCATAAACATTTCACAATCATTTGatgtgctttagttgcactGTTCTTCCAATTCGAACAGAAAACTAAAATTCCTCGTAAATGCTGCttagttaacacaaaattgctcataattaacacagtgaaaaacaaggtttcaaaaacaaaaaaaaaacggttctgCATTAACAGGGCGATGGGGgacaaagctttcaaaccgccatataaaataacgatacaaaaccggtatgcatcggtacgtactggcacggaagaagaaaacacaacacgactTTACAAACAACGCACACAACGTGTTTTGTTTAATTTCGtatacgctataaagaaaacgaaaaccatcaCCGAAGCTGTTAGTTTACTCGCTTTCCTCAGATATAGcgttaccgattttcacaaacttaggctcaaactaAAGATCCTATGGTTCCATACAATgctttagaatttcatccgaatacaaCTTTCAATTCCGAAACTACGGGGTAAAGagtattaaaaaatatatagcGTCACTGTAAGCGGCGAAGCCaataacgtgaaaaaaaatctaaacaggGCTCGAAACTGTTCCAAACATTAGTCATTGTTGGTAGACGGCCTACCAAactaattccggctatcctggtttccgtttTCGGATTCCGGAAACATCGGAAATCGTGTTTAAatactccaaaatggaactcaaaGATAGTTTGacagattttcacgaacttaggtgCAAGTAGAAGGTATTATAATCCCAAATAAAACTcccaaatttcatctggatccgacttccggctccggaattactgggctaagcgttaaaaattttaccgCTTCCTAAAACGACGAAGCAAAAGAGGGAAAATTACCTTTcaattaggttcaaaactgttacaATTTGTTGGTCATATTTGTTACTGGTGATACAAACCGTTGTTTTTAGAACTCTTCAATAGTATCTATTCACTAATATTTTTGGGTTCCGAAGCTTAATGGCGTATAGCAATTTAATTTGATCATTTTCCGGACACTTTTTATGATCAAATTTGACAGACTATCAAATGACAACGAGAAGATCAAGAAGGAACATTGGAAAGTAAAGTGCTGGAGGAAAGTCAGGATTGTTTCGCCGTAAACCATTTCACCAACACCATAAATAATTCTTGAAATTTGTTTTGGTGTGTCAACTCGGAAAATTGTTCATATCAAATCTGTTTTAGTCCACCTAGtattgatacctttctcatataactcatattATCATGAATACTAATGTGTGCAAagttttggtattacattccttttatggAATTCGGTCttactgtttcaacagacttcgcagctgattcacagtgtacagaatcattgcattggTTAGTATTACAATCTTACTGGCATCAATAAACCTGTGTACTGTGGTACTTTTAAATAGATTTTTACCGAATCTTGaattaaaacctaaatattaataaaaatttaGAAGAGTTCTTCCCTTTTTAGCAACATTGCTCTGTAAGacgccctgtaattccggaaccgtaagttaGACTCgattgaaattcaatagcagtctatggggaTATAGGACCATTTTTTTAGGCCTAAGTTTGTAAtaactacacagaaaaaaattatgagttttacaggtgacataattctacaaacgatacaatttataactacttaacttctcaaatgacgcaatattccattcgtacagaaatttactggttcCGAGTGTAATGTGCACTCGGTTAGCAAGtagagactgtatgaatttatatgcacgatttaccagccaagcagatatgtgcttctgtggttcagtcgactaactggtgtgcttcgtgaactaatgtttttcggttcaagtcgcgttgttgctatTGATCTTTCGATTTTTATTCCTTttgttttaaagccatgtaattttcaaatcacacaattttacatgttcttggatataaatttgtgtgaaatatgacgctccatttatgtgcatctgataagatgtaaaatcacaaaaatatatcctcacgctctggaattttttCCCGAACCATGGAAGAAATCATTCATCTTCCCCGTATTTAAAAAGGGCAATAAATGTGATATATCTAATTACAGAGGAATTGCCGCTTTGTGTGCTGTATCTAAGCTCTTTGAATTAGTCGTTTTGGATTTCATCATACACAATTGCTCtaattataaagggtgattttttaagagcttgagaacttttttaaacaataaaacgcataaaatttgcaaaatctcatcggttctttattttaaacgttagattggtacatgacatttactttttgaagataatttcatttaaatgttgaccgcggctgcgtcttaggtggtccattcggaaagtccaattttgggcaactttttcgagcatttcggccggaatagcccgaatttcttcggaaatgttgtcttccaaagctggaatagttactggcttatttctgtagactttagacttgacgtagccccacaaaaaatagtctaaaggcgtcaaatcgcatgatcttggtggccaacttaccggtccatttcttgagatgaattgttctccgaagttttccctcaaaatggccatagaatcgcgagctgtgtggcatgtagcgccatcttgttgaaaccacatgtcaaccaagttcagttcttccttttttggcaacaaaaagtttgttagcatcgaacgatagcgatcgccattcactgtaacgttgcgtccaacagcatctttgaaaaaatacggtccaatgattccaccagcgtacaaaccacaccaaacagtgcatttttcgggatgcatgggcagttcttgaacggcttctggttgctcttcactccaaatgcggcaattttgcttatttacgtagccattcaaccagaaatgagcctcatcgctgaacaaaatttgtcgataaaaaagcggattttccgaatggaccacctaagacgcagccgcggtcaacatttaaatgaaattatcttcaaaaagtaaatgtcatgtaccaatctaacgtttaaaataaagaaccgatgagattttgcaaattttatgcgttttattgtttaaaaaagttctcaagctcttaaaaaatcaccctttacttctTCAACTCAGCACGGTTTCATGCCAAAACGATCTACATCTACGAATCTTGTGTGTTATACTTCCTATGTCATTCAGTCGTTACAGGCGCAACAGCAGGTTGACGCTCTATATACTGACTTCTCCGCTGCTTTTATTGCAAAACCAGGAAGACTTGGATTAAGCGGTCCTTTATTGAACTGGCTGTAGTCTTATTTGATTAACCGTACTACGATAGTTAAAATCGGTGACTGCACAGCCGCACCCTTTCTTACCAACTCGGGGGTACCTCAAGGTAGTCACCTCGAACCGTTTTTAGTTTTGCTGTATCTGAATGATTTGAACCTTTCGCTGCAATGTAAAaaactatcattcgccgacaaTTTTAAATTGTATCATCCTATTAAAGACCTAAAAGATACCAGATTCCTGCAGAAACAGTTAGATATCTTCTCCAGTTGGTGCGACCTTAATAGAATGGTCCTGAACGCTTCAAAATGTTCCATGATTTCATTCTCACGTAAACGCACAGTAGTTGTATTCGACTATACCATTTCCCGGACTATTCTCAATCGAGAATTTAGGAGTTCTGttggattcaaaattcaatttcaagaatCACGTAGAATATACGATCTCTAAGGCTTCCAAGATGCTAGGCTTCATATTTCGCAATACAAAGAActttaataacatatattacctTAAAGCACTATATTGTGCACTGGTTCGCTCTATACTCGAATATGCTGCAGTCGTTTGGGCTCCCTATTATCAACTCGACATCCAACGCATAGAAGCTATTCAGCATAAATTTATTCGGTTTGCAGTCTTCCTTGGAGGGATCCCATCAACCTGCCCAGCTATAGTGTTATTCGCGCACCGAGACATTTATAGAGCTATTTGCGGGTGGACTTGTTACAATCTCAAACTGATTACCCCGAATTGTTACATAAACTGAACCTAGCCATTAATTTTCGCAACCTCCGATCTCATCCATTTCTCAGAATTCAATCTGCTCGCACTAACTACGGCTATAAGGAACCGTTTTCTAGTATGTGCCgtctatttaatcgatgttctcaCTTGTTCGATTTTCACCTATCTCGCAACAccgtgaaaaaaatgtttctgaaTTACATCTCTACTTCTGAAGTATTAAGGTTAGTAATAGGGGTAGTTTTTTTATTATCAATAATAAGTATATGACATGGTATCTGCTGGATTATTGCGATCTTTCCCACTCCGTCTCTCCACAATctccattggaaactaactagattcgctcatCGAAATTAACTCGGTCGTCCCTTCTACTTTTTCTTTGTCATCCACCATCCGTTTTTCGATCACTAACTagatcttcatgccgattctaacaccgTCGTTAGCCCACTCTCGTTTACCACCCCACCCCCTCACCAACCCTTATATAGCATTTACCTATTCACTTTTTTCTTTTCTCTCACTTTTTAAGCAACAGCGCTTTTACTGCTCTGGAATGCTTAGTGTCATCAACTATTTATagatagggttatagatttagttttgttagttttaattgttagtgttaaggccaaatgtatctgttggatcattgtaatctgttgatagaaatgaggaggttttatgcctgctggagagagagattgccaaatttcatctccatcgggcttttccctgctccaaagtaaaataaataaataaataaataaaaaaatttcgaactgtgtagttgTAGCATTTCTGGAAAAATAATAATGAGCTGATTGTTATTCGTTTTTACACTGCCATGTGTACAAACTCGCACGTGAAATTGGAATTTGTCTACTTTTCACCCTGCCGCTCCGGAAGTGGAAGTCGGATaataaatctaattttgtgaaaataagtacatAGTTTTGTCACATACACTCATACATGCACAGTCACACACATATACATTTTGCTAAATCAACAAAGTCATTCGAATgatatattattatttaattaattataaataaaattaaataaaccgAATtattggagcattttttttgatTAACCATTTATCTTGATCAATGAATTCAGTAGCTTTTAAATGCATCTCAGTTTATCGAAATCTGTTTAGCTA
This genomic window from Malaya genurostris strain Urasoe2022 chromosome 1, Malgen_1.1, whole genome shotgun sequence contains:
- the LOC131425834 gene encoding netrin-B-like, whose product is MMQFKIRFFLLCVFLSETIGHRAYLRSFQTQTVIDPCYDEDRPRRCMPDFVNAAFGVPIDASSICGKDKPTRYCDYKDQLARNESVCDICDDSDPTKRFSSLSLTDVHNSNNVTCWRSEPRVGSVDPGSQPDNVTLTLSLGKKFELTYVSLMFCPYAIRPDSMAIFKSADYGKTWQPFQFYSSQCRKLYGRPIRATISKTNEQEARCIDHNRYNADGVQGSRIAFSTLEGRPSAQDFDSSPVLQDWVTATDIRVVFHRLQPPTTTTILKTQSSEQIKYKKSEYISKEIFTPPSAGVSTYALSDFAVGGRCKCNGHASKCIKGVDGKLECDCKHNTAGRDCERCKPFYFDRPWGRGTVRDANECKACNCNGHARKCRFNLELYKLSGRVSGGVCSDCRHDTTGRHCHYCREGFYKDPTKAITHKKACKPCDCHPIGSSGKNCNHTSGQCTCKEGVTGLTCNRCARGYQQSRSHIAPCIKIPRVTMVNHQAQNTAPDSYQYDPDASESTKENCGKCRFDTKRLNLNKFCKRDYAIMAKVTGRTSAPSGKQSYASRDEIRFNLQVQTVFKSTSPLLGANSQRKTNVGLLVSSKNLDCRCPSIKINKSYLILGMDSKQSPDSLVLGPKTIIIEWKDDWNRRLRRFQQQSGSCY